The Cryptomeria japonica chromosome 6, Sugi_1.0, whole genome shotgun sequence genomic interval AGAACCACAACAGATAAATGGACAGTAATACATAGTCAGTGATAACCACCAAAGATCAGGGAAAGCTTCAAAACACAGTGATTCTTCTCACTATCTTAAATTCTCCATGGGAGATGTATGGAATAGGAGATTGCACAGCTTCAAAACACAATGATTCTTCTCACTATCTTAAAACACAATGATTCTTCTCACTATCTTAAATTCTCCATGGGAGATGTATGGAATAGGAGATTGCACAGCTTCAAAACACAATGATTCTTCTCACTATCTTAAAACACAATGATTCTTCTCACTATCTTAAATTCTCCATGGGAGATGTATGGAATAGGAGATTGATGTATGGAATAGGAGATTGCACAATTGATAATATTTACTTTAAGAGATACACAATGATTCTTCTCACTATCTTAAATTCTCCATGGGAGATGTATGGAATAGGAGATTGATGTATGGAATAGGAGATTGCACAATTGATAATATTTACTTTAAGAGATAATTGAAGAGTGTTTGATAATATTTGGGAGATGTATGAAATAGGAGATTGCACAATTGATAATATTTACTTTAAGAGATAATTTTTACTTTTAAGAGATAATTGAAGAGTGTTTTTTAAGAGATAATTGAAGAGTGTTTCTTCCGGTTTAAGAGataattgaagagataattgaagagTGTTTCTTTCGGTTTTATTAAAATTTAAGAGATAATTAAAGAGTGTTTCTTCCGGTTTTATTAAAATTTAAGAGataattgaagagataattgaagagTGTTTCTTCCGGTTTTATTAAAATTTAAGAGATAATTAAAGAGTGTTTCTTCCGGTTTTATTAAAATTTAAGAGATAATTAAAGAGTGTTTCTTCcgattttattaaaatttaagagATAATTGAAGAGTGTTTCTTCCAGTTTTATCTTAACAATGTTAAAAAAACATTCGATGAAGTGCCAAATGTTGATAACAATCACGAAATTGTCTATTCACttatttccatcaaaacaataatTACAGCATAGTCCAAtttaatttcaaataaataaattcaacaatttaatttcaaataaaataaataaattatttttaagttCTTCATGTTTTACCCCTTCCAAtttaatttcaaataaataaattcaacaatttaatttcaaataaaataaataaattatttttaagttCTTCATGTTTTACCCCTCGCTCAAGTAAGATTGAGTAAGATTGTAAGATCATATAATCATCTAAAAGATTGTATGCCTATCTTAAGTGCATTATCTCTGCCTATCTTAAGTGCATTATCTCTGCCTATCTTAAGTGCATTATCTCTCAAATACCTTTCAATTGATAACTTTAAAAAGTTCTGAATGTTGAGTAGATAACTCTTCTTCGTTGAAGCCTGGAGCGGATTTTACATATCTTAAGAATAAACAAAAACCACTTTGCCTTCAGCTCTACTTTTGGAACTGCACACGATCATGTGCCCACAATTCCTCAACAACAAAACACTAAAGACTTAGCAGAGGCGGCACAACTTTTATTTAAGTCTGTACGTACATATTACTAACCATAGATAATCTACCCTGACATGAAAATGCctgccaacacaaacaacaacaacaagcccAAATGTCAATTTACACAATTGAAATAAACCAAACTATGAAAATGGGCAAAAAGCTCAGAAAAGAACAAGCTGTAAAGATCTTTACCGCGTCGTTGAATGTTGCAGCGGCCTGGTGTAGTGTTGCAGCGAGAAGGGAGTTCTCTGGCTCTCTCCAGTATTTCTTGTTGGCGTCCTCCCCCTTGCCTACCTCCCTGGTTGAAGTTTTCTCCCTCTCCCTGCTCCTGCTCTTGCTCTTGGTCGAACACTCGCTGAATGGCATCGCAACGGCACTGCTGAGGCATCTGCCGCAGCTCTTCGCAGCACCTGCGTGGGGGCTGCCCCTGCTGGCCCTGGCCATGCTCAGATTGCCCCCTCATGAAATTTCTGCACTCAGACAGCCTCTGCGGATCACACTGCTGCTGCCTCCCCTGGTTCTCCTCCTCACACTCTGCCATTGCCACTGTGAGGGAGATGAGGACTAATACGGCCGTCACCACCCATTTCGTCGATTGCTGCTTCATTTTGGGGAAAATTCAAATTGTGTTGGAAATTTGCTCAAATGGGGTAGTGGAAGATCTGTGCGTGGGAAAACAGGGGAGGAGGAGAAGGGTATAAGTAGGGAAAGGAGGGGAGGACGTAGCATTGTTTTGCATGGAAGACATGCAGGTGGGCGTAGAACACGTAAGTCAATCTTGCATGGCAGCAACTGGCGGCTGGAATGGTGAGCAGCTAAGCAGCATGCGGCGTCCAGACAGCGCAGGTAGATGCCAAAAGCAGAGCTTTTACAGAGCCTTTTTTTTTAATTACAAATCTTACGACATTTCGGTTTTAACATGTGTTTTATTATCTAGATTTTCCAGCCAATGATGAATTTCGGGGAGTAACAATTTCGATGAGCTCATTGACGCCAATATTTGAAACAGAGGCTCCATCCCCATGATAGCACTTTGGTAATGTGTAGGTAGAATCTTTGTTTTATTTTACAGTATTACTTGAGGTCTTGCTTCCAAGAATGCATTTTTGATGAATTTGTGGAAGGAATATCTTTCTAGTTTACAAATCATTATTGTCTAGTAGGCATAGTGTTTGTAAGAGATACCAACAAGAAGGATTAATGGGAAGGAAGTATTTAATAGATTGAATTTAGCTAGTGTAACATTGAGGTAATATATTGGTCATCAATGCAAGCAATAGGTCTTAGTTGGGTGACATTTGATATTTTCAATGGTTTATTGGTTTGTAGACAAAAATCATGGAGATGTTTCAATTTGAGAGGGTCTTATGTCAATTTGGGCTCCATCAAATGATGCCTTGGTCTTGATAATGATGAATGAGATGGTATTTTTGAGCTTTTAGTAAGAGATGACATGGGGTGGCCTAGATTTCTAGGTGACGTGTGAATGTGGAGGGCCCCTTCATTTTATTCATTAGACCCTTTCAAGGAGCCACCGATAGTTAAGAAAGATGATGCATAAGCTCTTATCACTTCAAACTCTCTATAATGGATCCTAGTTGATGAGGAGTGGTAGGGTGGTGACCATGGTATAATGCAATGACTTTTTCATTGAAAGGACTGTTGCAAATTGAGTGCCATTGGTTTCTTTGACCATTGAGCACCTTATCTAGGGTGTACTAGTTATGGCAGTGGAAAGGATCGTGTGAGAACATGAACATGCAATACATAGTATGATCCATTGTTTGATACCGTTAGTTAGTCATGTGAAGTTTGTATCAAAGTGGTGGAGTATGGTACACTTTAGCATGAGTAGGACATGACCATCACTACAATACAAATCTTACACATGAGCAAAGACACCATTTATGAGAGAGATAACCTACATGCAAGGTTGGACTAGTGGGAGGCTCAAAGGGTGATCTTGACACCTTTAAACAATACCATTACTAAGCATTTGACTTAGGAGCTGGATGACACATAGGCCACTACATGGGACATCTAGAAAGAGGTGGCCAACATACATGATGGGATTGAATGACTACATGGGGTGTAGTTTCATATGATTTCTTGATCTAGGTCTCAATCAAAGATACATATGAGGACTAGTGATAATGAGTGAAATGGAGTAGTGGAGGGGTTGTCTAGAGAGCCTCCCCTATATAGTGATACATATAGATATGATATTGGTAATTGGAACTCCTCATGTAATTGGACTTCTTAAAATAAATTATGGTGTTAGACATGTTATGACTAATGTGATTTCACATGGTTGTGTATTAATATAGTATGAATGTTTGCATTTATTTCATGGTCTAGACTTAATTTAGACATGGGTTTGGTAAATTTGGACATTATGATCATGACATGAATGCATTTGTTATGGTTTATAATTAGATTGTTTTTCAGATCtattttagtttttctatatgtttatGGTTCATATGTATCTGTGTGCATATGAAGAATTATCATGGATAATTAATACTTGAACACGTTTATCTTTGGCAATCAATGAATCCTAAATAATTTTATGAGATGCTAAAAAGACAAGTCAATCAATGTATCATAATGAACCGCATAATGATGATCACATGTAATGTGGCAATCGATGAATTCTAAAAAATTAACCGAGATCCTAAAAAAATAAGTCAATCAATATATCATAAAGAACCACAGAGTAATGATCAAATGTAATAAATGAACAAGATGTCTCATTAGAATTTAGACTATATTTTTTATATGTcttctaaatattttaaataaatctattttcGATGTAACTTACCCCATCCCAACATAAAATGCAAACATATTGCTACCTTAAAATCTTCCTCAACATCATTATCGAATGATATGTCATGATGTTATTTGTGTCCAATAATAACCAAAGACGTGAATAATTATGTAGTAGTATACATGGGCTTCTAAGACGAAGGGATTGGTCGGTAAGCATATTTAAACCAACTTCTAAGACAAAGAAGTTGGCGGGAAAATAGTTTAAAGATTTAACGCGTAAAATCGTTTTGCCCTTTGAATTTTAGTGGAGATAAAAATCGAATGATAAGAACAATATTTTTGCAGAGTATAAGATGTATAGAAATATTGATTTCTCGGAGAAAAGAACTGACGACGTAATTCATGAATATCATGGAGAGATTCAAACATAAAGATTGAATTCTGATGTCGGCATCTCAGCTAAAACAATAAGATTTTCCTATCGAGTCTGTAAAAAATTCGGAAAGTACTACATTTCCGTTGCCGGGATTTGAACCCGGGTCGTCTGGGTGAAAGCCAGATATCCTAACCGGACTAGACGACAACGGAACTGTTATAAAATGACTCTTCTTAAATTATACCCAGCTATTTATTTCAAGTAGTCCGTTCCTTGACCGTTCATCAAACAAACATTAGCTTTTAGCTATAATGATGATACGAGTGAAGACCTTTAATAACAGTTTCATATTAATTTTATCTAAGAACTTTGCattattttttaaggacattatacaTTCATCCAAAATATATTTGAGTTCCTTGGGATCTCATTTTCCTTATCAATAAGTTGAATGTTACACGATAAGTAATTAGAAACTGACCAAACTAGTACAAAGATATGAAATAGATATCAGGGAGCCAAGATATGAAGAAAGAGTTGAATAAAATCTATCACCAATGACTTTGAGCATTGCTCTATTAGATAACAAATGAAACATACATATGATGTTGTTCTCCTATTATTTATCGATATATCTATAGTAATGCAATCCCTGAGCATCTAAGCTTTTCCCAACCCAATAATTCCTTTTTGTTCAGACTAGCCAGCTAACCAAGCATTACAAGCATTGCAATTCAATAATTTTGAGTTTCTGATAATGTGCAAGTGCCCATGGTTTCCCAATGAATTCAGTATCCTACGAGAAAGTGTtttcaaaatgaatttaaaatgaGTTATTTTTCGCTTTTCCATGTATGTTGTATTCCATGGGTAATGATTAGGAGCCGTGCAAACAACCCAATCTAGGAATTCTTTTAGAGCTCAATAAGAGATCATAATAAGATCATGAGAGCACTTCCAGACACAAGTAGGATGCACATTTTCAtcatatgtattaattaattgatgtttttctttatACTTGACATTAAGCCAACTTTCATTTAGGAGGATGTACATTTGATCATGTTTATTAAATATCACTTATATCAAGAAGTGGTGTAATGGTTACATTGATTGTAATTTATATAAGATATCTTATAAATTTGACAAGAGCTTTATAGTTGGATTTATGTTTACTTTATTAAACAATTGATACAAtattaaacattaaaataaattcaaatctCTTTCTATATCGGGTTGTGTTTGTCAAGTCTTCACTTGCACACCAAGAAATTATCATTGTCTAACTAAGTTTTCTCTACATTTGGGAGGGATAGCTCCCTTGTATGACTTGTATGATGGAGGCActtataatttttttgttaaagTTGTGGAAAACAACCTCATAGAACCCactgaacacctgtatgcaaataacctgtcacaacaatggaagattcacaaaacacaaagattgcttttaAAATgtagagcaaaagaatgcaataataataatcagattggtTAGGATTACAAAAGGAtcgatccttataaaaggagatcaaacctaaaaacataaaccctaaaagcaactaataaatttaataatgaatattaattattaatattcctaagtttagcttcctaaatttagcttaagtgaaatagagaaaaggtgacttaattattaaatcaatatgatttaattaattaagtaaactaataccttttactctatcACCCCCCCaccttaagatgaagttagggagaagttAAAAAAACCAAGGACTAGATGCTAGAAAGCTataaatgggtcccgacaacaaggcctgatgaggtacccaagtacaatgaaatctctgtaaagtggataaaaaggagaaaacccagtgggaacaaaaatcctctccaagaagagatgaaagctcaagtgaaggactaagaagcctccaaacaagaatgttccaaaagataggaacaaaagatgagcatAAAGAAGTTGCAAACTCTGTTGTAGAATGACTACTAAGatgctgaaataagaacctcctcGGAAACAAAAGATGGTTAGGATCAAGAAGAtatgaatctgcatgagtgcccacaatgacactactcgaatccgaATCAAATGGCAAACACAGGCAAAACATCTGGAACCCGAAGATACAATTGGCACAAGTACCAACAGTCTGAAGAACtgatcaaatgaaaaatggaagGTCACCTCTagaaaataggaatgcaagagtgtccatatggtaagtatcCCATCTAccaaaatgcatgggtaaccagccACTACATCCGCCTAGCacataggaacaaatattgaatacatagctcactccaatacaaaacc includes:
- the LOC131056561 gene encoding 2S albumin-like cysteine protease inhibitor → MKQQSTKWVVTAVLVLISLTVAMAECEEENQGRQQQCDPQRLSECRNFMRGQSEHGQGQQGQPPRRCCEELRQMPQQCRCDAIQRVFDQEQEQEQGEGENFNQGGRQGGGRQQEILERARELPSRCNTTPGRCNIQRRGIFMSG